From Streptomyces griseorubiginosus, one genomic window encodes:
- a CDS encoding GMC family oxidoreductase produces the protein MPQDTYDYDVIVVGSGFGGSVTALRLTEKGYRVGVLEAGRRFTRETLPRNSWDLKNYLWAPKLGMYGIQRIHLLGNVMVLAGAGVGGGSLNYANTLYVPPKPFFEDPQWRDITDWQEELKPYYDQARRMLGVRLNPTMTPSDVHLKAAAERMGVGDTFHMAPVGVFFGDGEDADGTRKAAPGQQVEDPYFGGAGPSRKACVECGECMTGCRHGAKNTLNENYLHLAEKAGAVVHPLTTVVSVTDDSQGGYAVATLPTDDRKAKGRTFKARQVVLAAGTYGTQTLLHRMKAGGQLPYISEKLGELTRTNSEALVGAQTDNRRYRKATGTPKVDFTRGVAITSSIHPDENTHIEPVRYGKGSNSMGGLSILQVPYAEGSSRVMGWLANAAKHPLLVLRSLSNRRWSERTIIGLVMQSLDNSLTTYLKPDGVGKGLLTARQGHGAPNPKQIKAASEAASAVAADINGFAGSNVGELMGTPLTAHFLGGCAIGSSRETGVIDPYHRLYGHPGISVVDGAAVSANLGVNPSLTITAQAERAMSFWPNKGEQDPRPAQGEAYERLNPVEPKSPAVPAEAFGALKLPFLGIPAVPKKS, from the coding sequence GTGCCCCAGGACACCTACGATTACGACGTCATAGTCGTCGGCTCCGGCTTCGGCGGCAGCGTCACCGCCCTGCGCCTCACGGAGAAGGGCTACCGCGTAGGTGTCCTGGAAGCCGGCCGCCGCTTCACCCGCGAGACCCTGCCCAGGAACTCCTGGGACCTGAAGAACTACCTCTGGGCCCCCAAGCTCGGCATGTACGGCATCCAGCGCATCCACCTGCTCGGCAATGTCATGGTCCTCGCGGGCGCGGGCGTCGGCGGCGGTTCCCTCAACTACGCCAACACCCTCTACGTCCCCCCGAAGCCCTTCTTCGAGGACCCCCAGTGGCGTGACATCACCGACTGGCAGGAGGAGCTCAAGCCGTACTACGACCAGGCCCGCCGCATGCTCGGCGTCCGGCTCAACCCGACGATGACCCCCTCCGACGTCCACCTCAAGGCGGCCGCCGAACGGATGGGCGTCGGCGACACCTTCCACATGGCCCCGGTCGGCGTCTTCTTCGGCGACGGCGAGGACGCGGACGGCACGCGCAAGGCAGCCCCCGGCCAGCAGGTCGAGGACCCGTACTTCGGTGGCGCCGGCCCCTCCCGCAAGGCGTGCGTGGAGTGCGGCGAGTGCATGACCGGCTGCCGGCACGGCGCCAAGAACACCCTCAACGAGAACTACCTCCACCTCGCCGAGAAGGCGGGCGCGGTGGTCCACCCCCTCACCACCGTCGTCTCGGTCACCGACGACTCCCAGGGCGGCTACGCGGTCGCGACCCTCCCCACCGACGACCGCAAGGCCAAGGGCCGCACCTTCAAGGCCCGCCAGGTCGTCCTCGCCGCCGGCACCTACGGCACCCAGACCCTCCTGCACCGCATGAAGGCGGGCGGACAGCTGCCGTACATCTCGGAGAAGCTGGGCGAGCTCACCCGCACCAACTCCGAGGCCCTGGTGGGCGCCCAGACCGACAACCGCCGCTACCGCAAGGCCACCGGCACGCCCAAGGTCGACTTCACCCGGGGTGTCGCCATCACGTCCTCCATCCACCCGGACGAGAACACCCACATCGAGCCGGTCCGCTACGGCAAGGGCTCCAACTCGATGGGCGGCCTCTCGATCCTCCAAGTGCCGTACGCGGAAGGCTCGTCGAGGGTCATGGGCTGGCTCGCGAACGCCGCGAAGCACCCCCTGCTCGTCCTGCGCTCCCTCTCCAACCGCCGTTGGTCGGAGCGGACCATCATCGGCCTGGTCATGCAGTCGCTGGACAACTCCCTGACGACGTACCTGAAGCCGGACGGCGTAGGCAAGGGCCTGCTCACCGCCCGCCAGGGCCACGGCGCCCCCAACCCCAAGCAGATCAAGGCCGCTTCGGAGGCCGCGTCCGCCGTCGCCGCCGACATCAACGGCTTCGCCGGCTCCAACGTCGGCGAGCTCATGGGCACCCCCCTCACCGCCCACTTCCTCGGCGGCTGCGCCATCGGCTCCTCCCGCGAGACCGGCGTCATCGACCCGTACCACCGGCTCTACGGCCACCCCGGGATCTCGGTCGTGGACGGCGCCGCGGTCTCCGCGAACCTCGGCGTGAACCCCTCGCTGACCATCACCGCGCAGGCAGAGCGCGCGATGTCGTTCTGGCCCAACAAGGGCGAGCAGGACCCGCGTCCGGCCCAGGGCGAGGCGTACGAGCGCCTCAACCCCGTCGAGCCCAAGTCCCCGGCGGTCCCGGCGGAGGCCTTCGGCGCGCTGAAGCTGCCGTTCCTGGGGATACCGGCGGTCCCGAAGAAGTCGTAG
- a CDS encoding succinic semialdehyde dehydrogenase, translated as MTDAQAPAKTGTNPLAPAPEGARTAADVVTPELVAQLTKGVVGSGRTANHTPFTGEKLADLPESTPEDVAKAYETARAAQAVWERTPVRQRAAVLLRFHDLVLERQAEVLDLIQLETGKARLHAHEEVQAVAVAARHYGRKAPAYLRPKRHTGAVPTLTKVTELRHPRGVVGQIAPWNYPLELSVGDALPAFVAGNAVVMKPDTETCLTALWARDLLIEAGLPAEVFQVVLGDGPVVGPEVVKHADYVSFTGSTRTGREVAQGAAARLVGVSLELGGKNAMLVLEDADIEKAAAGAVRACFSSAGQLCISIERLYVHESIADAFLERFAARTRAMRLGTSLAYGADMGSLVGERQLETVTRHVEEAVAKGAELVAGGVARPDIGPYFFEPTILDGVTEPMAVCAEETFGPVVSIYRFKTEDEAIELANSTPYGLNSSVWTKDGKRGREVASRVRAGTVNVNEGYASAYGSVQSPMGGMKDSGLGRRHGSEGILKYTEAQTIAQQRLLPMAPSLGMDDEKYAAFMSRSLKVMKAFRFK; from the coding sequence ATGACGGACGCGCAGGCCCCGGCCAAGACCGGCACCAACCCCCTCGCCCCCGCCCCTGAGGGCGCCCGCACCGCGGCCGACGTGGTCACCCCGGAGCTGGTCGCCCAGCTCACCAAGGGTGTCGTCGGCTCCGGTCGTACCGCGAACCACACGCCGTTCACCGGCGAGAAGCTGGCCGACCTGCCCGAGTCCACCCCCGAGGACGTGGCGAAGGCCTACGAGACGGCCCGCGCGGCGCAAGCGGTGTGGGAGCGCACGCCGGTGCGGCAGCGCGCGGCCGTCCTGCTGCGCTTCCACGACCTGGTCCTGGAGCGCCAGGCCGAGGTCCTCGACCTCATCCAGCTGGAGACCGGCAAGGCCCGCCTGCACGCCCACGAGGAGGTGCAGGCCGTCGCGGTCGCGGCCCGGCACTACGGCCGCAAGGCCCCCGCCTACCTCAGGCCCAAGCGCCACACCGGTGCCGTGCCCACCCTCACCAAGGTCACCGAACTGCGCCACCCGCGCGGGGTCGTCGGCCAGATAGCCCCCTGGAACTACCCGCTCGAACTGTCCGTCGGCGACGCGCTCCCCGCCTTCGTCGCGGGCAACGCGGTCGTGATGAAGCCCGACACCGAGACCTGCCTGACCGCCCTGTGGGCCCGTGACCTGCTGATCGAGGCCGGACTTCCCGCCGAGGTCTTCCAGGTCGTCCTCGGCGACGGTCCGGTCGTCGGCCCCGAGGTCGTCAAGCACGCCGACTACGTCTCCTTCACCGGCTCCACCCGCACCGGCCGCGAGGTCGCCCAGGGCGCCGCCGCCCGCCTGGTCGGGGTCTCCCTCGAACTCGGCGGCAAGAACGCCATGCTGGTCCTCGAGGACGCCGACATCGAGAAGGCCGCCGCCGGAGCCGTCCGCGCCTGCTTCTCCTCCGCCGGCCAACTCTGCATCTCCATCGAGCGGTTGTACGTCCACGAGTCCATCGCGGACGCCTTCCTGGAGCGCTTCGCCGCCCGCACCCGGGCCATGCGGCTCGGCACGTCCCTCGCCTACGGCGCCGACATGGGCTCCCTGGTCGGCGAACGCCAGCTGGAGACGGTCACCCGGCACGTCGAGGAGGCCGTCGCGAAGGGCGCCGAGCTCGTCGCCGGTGGCGTCGCCCGCCCCGACATCGGCCCGTACTTCTTCGAGCCGACCATCCTCGACGGCGTCACCGAGCCGATGGCCGTGTGCGCCGAGGAGACCTTCGGCCCCGTCGTCTCCATCTACCGCTTCAAGACCGAGGACGAGGCGATCGAGCTCGCCAACTCCACGCCGTACGGCCTGAATTCCTCGGTGTGGACGAAGGACGGCAAGCGCGGCCGCGAGGTCGCCTCCCGGGTGCGCGCCGGCACCGTCAACGTCAACGAGGGCTACGCCTCCGCCTACGGCAGCGTCCAGTCCCCGATGGGCGGCATGAAGGACTCCGGCCTCGGCCGCCGCCACGGCTCCGAGGGCATCCTCAAGTACACCGAGGCCCAGACGATCGCCCAGCAGCGGCTCCTGCCGATGGCGCCCTCCCTGGGCATGGACGACGAGAAGTACGCGGCGTTCATGAGCCGGAGCCTGAAGGTGATGAAGGCCTTCCGCTTCAAGTAG
- a CDS encoding serine/threonine-protein kinase, translated as MSEDGELPSGGRLIGGRYRLVERVGAGPSGTVWRAHDEQDDRYVAVKEPRLTGDPEDEERRRAVHRLPHEARAAAWVDHPSAVAIHDVLLEDELPWIVMELVEGEPLDAALAGRGPLSDAEAARIGLAVLGALHAAHGVGIVHRDLKPANVLLEAGSGRVVVTDFGIGGAGHAGARETSAGFVAPECASGPGAGPASDLWSLGAVLRVAVADTRPGPLGTLLERLLVPEPQQRPLAEEVARTLAEVAGARVPGWAVAARRAGSEAPAAGADAVPDAGAHAATAATPDPALVGSGAQAAPSDPALLGSGAHAATADTASAAPPTAPHHGPDPQPRRLTALSAFGLLLQKKPERG; from the coding sequence ATGAGTGAAGACGGCGAACTCCCGTCCGGCGGACGTCTGATCGGTGGGCGGTACCGGCTCGTCGAGCGGGTCGGGGCCGGGCCGAGCGGCACGGTGTGGCGGGCTCACGACGAACAGGACGACCGGTACGTCGCCGTCAAGGAGCCGCGTCTGACCGGTGATCCGGAGGACGAGGAGCGGCGGCGGGCCGTGCACCGGCTGCCGCACGAGGCGCGCGCCGCGGCGTGGGTCGACCATCCGTCGGCCGTCGCCATTCACGACGTACTCCTCGAGGACGAACTGCCCTGGATCGTCATGGAGTTGGTGGAGGGCGAGCCGCTGGACGCCGCTCTCGCGGGGCGCGGGCCGCTGTCCGACGCGGAGGCGGCCCGGATCGGGCTCGCCGTCCTGGGCGCGCTGCACGCCGCCCACGGGGTCGGCATCGTCCACCGGGACCTCAAGCCGGCCAACGTCCTCCTCGAAGCGGGCAGTGGACGCGTCGTCGTCACCGACTTCGGGATCGGCGGCGCCGGGCACGCCGGTGCCCGGGAGACCTCCGCCGGGTTCGTCGCCCCGGAGTGCGCGTCCGGGCCCGGCGCCGGGCCCGCTTCCGACCTGTGGTCGTTGGGGGCCGTGCTCCGGGTGGCCGTGGCGGACACCCGGCCCGGTCCGCTGGGGACCCTGCTGGAGCGCCTCCTCGTGCCCGAGCCGCAGCAGCGGCCCCTGGCGGAGGAGGTCGCCCGGACACTGGCCGAGGTCGCGGGGGCGCGTGTGCCGGGGTGGGCCGTGGCAGCGCGGCGGGCGGGCTCCGAGGCGCCGGCCGCGGGGGCGGACGCCGTACCGGACGCCGGTGCGCACGCAGCGACGGCCGCGACGCCGGATCCCGCGCTCGTGGGCTCCGGCGCGCAAGCCGCCCCGTCGGATCCCGCGCTCCTGGGCTCCGGTGCGCACGCCGCGACGGCGGACACCGCATCCGCCGCTCCGCCGACCGCCCCCCATCACGGGCCCGACCCCCAGCCCCGCCGTCTCACCGCCCTCTCCGCCTTCGGCCTGCTCCTCCAGAAAAAACCGGAGCGCGGCTGA
- a CDS encoding DUF3710 domain-containing protein, with amino-acid sequence MADGDGAGRPVGGMGEAGRAAQAVVAQYVRDGFLTPESVARAEFDVWDRTTPGRVLLVAVQVVLALRQEDGRTDLGRPVPGLDAEDARLMIRTLLRDPAAAPEASRRDLITLDRLLELLASLIAEESLSEEAVDALLEAAEESCLAVGPWDESDDRRPRDVELTDLGGLLVPTEPGLKIELMRSRKDGSLAGVTLMRGRTAIQLQAFRALGDTSWATVRADLARTMRSRGGSAEERVGPAGPELQAVVRIQGPPGKDRQTVRVLGHDGPGWILRGFVTGLGAEPDSTEEWPYDTFQGTVVRMPADPLSTDPLIRLRWPDQGR; translated from the coding sequence ATGGCCGACGGCGACGGGGCCGGGCGCCCGGTCGGTGGCATGGGCGAGGCGGGCAGGGCGGCGCAGGCCGTCGTCGCGCAGTACGTGCGGGACGGGTTCCTCACGCCGGAGAGCGTGGCGCGTGCCGAGTTCGACGTGTGGGACCGGACGACGCCGGGCCGGGTGCTGCTCGTCGCCGTGCAGGTGGTCCTCGCACTGCGGCAGGAGGACGGCCGGACCGACCTCGGCCGTCCGGTGCCCGGACTGGACGCGGAGGACGCCCGGCTGATGATCAGGACCCTGCTGCGGGACCCAGCGGCGGCTCCCGAGGCCTCTCGCCGCGACCTCATCACCCTCGACCGTCTGCTGGAGCTGCTGGCCTCCTTGATCGCCGAGGAATCGCTGTCCGAGGAAGCGGTGGACGCCCTGCTGGAGGCAGCGGAGGAGAGCTGTCTTGCCGTCGGACCGTGGGACGAGAGCGACGACCGTCGGCCCCGTGATGTCGAACTGACCGATCTCGGTGGCCTGTTGGTGCCGACGGAGCCCGGCCTGAAGATCGAGCTGATGCGGTCGCGCAAAGACGGCTCCCTCGCCGGTGTCACCCTCATGCGTGGCCGGACCGCGATCCAGCTCCAGGCGTTCCGTGCGCTCGGGGACACCTCCTGGGCGACCGTCCGTGCGGATCTGGCCCGTACGATGCGCAGCCGGGGCGGTTCCGCGGAGGAGCGCGTTGGCCCCGCGGGGCCCGAACTCCAGGCCGTCGTACGGATCCAGGGACCTCCCGGCAAGGACCGTCAGACCGTGCGGGTGCTGGGCCACGACGGCCCGGGGTGGATCCTGCGCGGCTTCGTGACAGGCCTCGGCGCGGAACCCGACAGCACCGAGGAGTGGCCCTACGACACCTTTCAGGGGACCGTCGTCCGGATGCCCGCCGATCCTCTGTCCACCGACCCCCTGATCCGGCTGCGGTGGCCGGATCAGGGTCGCTGA
- a CDS encoding serine/threonine-protein kinase translates to MSSSGGVGHESDETTSYVLQPPRPPQPESGAGRLIAGRYRLLAKLGHGGMGTVWRAQDETVDREVAVKEPRVPDHLPERERGNAFERMRREARAAARLDHPSVVNVHDVAVVDGRPWIVMELVRGRSLGDALQEGTLGAREAARIGLEVLGALEAAHAAGILHRDVKPDNILLGRHDRVVLTDFGIAQIEGETNLTDTGGFVGSPEYIAPERVLGQRPGPASDLWSLGVVLYAATEGVSPFRRSNTPATLQSVLNAMPAPPAAAPGPLADAINGLLQKDPARRPTATQVRALLEATANPPAPEPTEIVRTVEVPAGGGLRLGRKTLLGLGAAVVAAAVAAYLVIADPFAGPLPDGWTKKHTKDVAATLAVPAGYQPTTPDRKTDKTHWITYSDYSGAIWIGLSLDRKAEDTAHDIAGSAAAEMYDDDSRFKESGDYDLSMPDTARTRPEEKTYQGAKAAGNTVTYTTTDSQNPRPRELQIFYYRTTGGDMYKLTVSYPGKGDFTARGREVARTAIANLGVDRL, encoded by the coding sequence ATGAGCAGCAGCGGGGGAGTCGGCCACGAGTCCGACGAGACGACGAGTTACGTTCTGCAACCACCCAGGCCTCCTCAGCCGGAGTCGGGTGCGGGGCGCCTCATAGCCGGCCGCTACCGGTTGCTCGCCAAACTCGGGCACGGCGGGATGGGCACGGTGTGGCGGGCCCAGGACGAGACCGTGGACCGTGAGGTGGCCGTCAAGGAACCCCGCGTCCCGGACCACCTTCCCGAACGCGAACGAGGGAACGCCTTCGAGCGCATGCGGCGCGAGGCACGCGCGGCGGCCCGGCTGGACCACCCCTCCGTCGTGAACGTGCACGACGTGGCGGTCGTGGACGGCCGGCCGTGGATCGTGATGGAGCTGGTGCGGGGGCGCTCGCTGGGCGACGCCTTGCAGGAAGGCACCCTCGGGGCCCGTGAAGCGGCGAGAATCGGCCTGGAGGTGCTCGGCGCGCTGGAGGCCGCGCACGCGGCGGGCATCCTGCACAGGGATGTGAAACCGGACAACATCCTGCTCGGCCGCCACGACCGGGTCGTCCTCACCGACTTCGGCATCGCCCAGATCGAGGGCGAGACCAACCTGACCGACACCGGCGGCTTCGTCGGCTCGCCCGAGTACATCGCCCCGGAGCGGGTGCTGGGCCAGCGCCCCGGACCCGCCTCCGACCTCTGGTCGCTCGGCGTGGTCCTGTACGCGGCGACGGAGGGCGTCTCGCCGTTCCGCCGCAGCAACACCCCGGCCACCCTCCAGTCCGTCCTCAACGCCATGCCCGCACCGCCCGCCGCCGCGCCCGGCCCGCTCGCCGACGCCATCAACGGCCTCCTTCAGAAGGACCCGGCGCGCCGCCCGACCGCCACGCAGGTCAGGGCGCTCCTGGAGGCCACCGCCAACCCACCGGCCCCGGAGCCCACGGAGATCGTGCGGACCGTGGAGGTCCCGGCGGGCGGCGGCCTGCGGCTGGGCCGCAAGACGCTGCTCGGGCTCGGGGCGGCGGTCGTAGCGGCCGCGGTGGCGGCGTATCTGGTGATCGCGGACCCCTTCGCGGGACCGCTCCCGGACGGCTGGACGAAGAAGCACACCAAGGACGTGGCCGCGACGCTGGCGGTGCCGGCCGGCTACCAGCCCACCACGCCCGACCGGAAGACGGACAAGACCCACTGGATCACGTACTCCGACTACAGCGGCGCAATCTGGATCGGCCTGAGCCTGGACCGGAAGGCCGAGGACACCGCGCACGACATCGCGGGGTCCGCGGCGGCCGAGATGTACGACGACGACAGCCGGTTCAAGGAGAGCGGCGACTACGACCTCAGCATGCCGGACACAGCGAGGACCCGGCCCGAGGAGAAGACCTACCAGGGCGCCAAGGCCGCCGGGAACACCGTCACCTACACCACCACCGACAGCCAGAACCCCCGCCCTCGCGAACTCCAGATCTTCTACTACCGCACCACCGGCGGCGACATGTACAAACTCACCGTCAGCTATCCGGGCAAGGGCGACTTCACCGCCCGGGGGCGTGAGGTGGCGCGGACGGCCATCGCGAATCTGGGGGTGGACCGGCTCTGA